The Hymenobacter baengnokdamensis genome includes a region encoding these proteins:
- a CDS encoding sensor histidine kinase: protein MKKILLIDDNEHDRLMYRRYLGKQLGHERVEIGEAASGEEAVAVFKQLNPDCVLLDYNLPDTDGLDLLRELQKLAAANTLCVVMITGGGNEQLAVSALMAGALDYLVKQQFDAELLGKTVRHAIEKNEWRQYQSRYHHELQGVNQQLRESLDALEETRREISAKNALLTAANQQLARTNADLDNFVYAASHDLKQPVNNLYGLFEELRRSADFHDPAAAKMWQLVDDSLSVLATTITDLATVVQVERQPAELPKELVALADVAAEVQQTLHIQLLNTHGVIQTDFAELPLVQYVHSNLRTILLNLVGNALKYRHPARVPLVQIRTRSLAGGPVLEVQDNGLGIDLEQHGAELFQLFRRFHPEAAAGTGVGLFLVNRLVVIHGGHIEVASEPGCGTTFSVFL, encoded by the coding sequence GTGAAGAAGATTCTCTTAATTGATGACAACGAGCACGACCGCCTGATGTACAGGCGGTATCTGGGCAAGCAGCTGGGACACGAGCGGGTAGAAATCGGCGAAGCAGCTTCCGGAGAGGAAGCAGTGGCTGTGTTTAAGCAGCTGAATCCGGACTGCGTGCTGCTGGACTACAACCTGCCCGACACCGATGGCCTCGACTTATTGCGGGAGCTGCAAAAGCTCGCGGCCGCTAACACACTGTGCGTGGTGATGATAACGGGTGGCGGCAACGAGCAGCTGGCCGTGAGCGCCCTCATGGCCGGGGCCCTCGACTACCTCGTGAAGCAGCAGTTTGACGCCGAGCTGCTGGGTAAAACCGTGCGCCACGCCATCGAAAAGAACGAGTGGCGGCAGTACCAGAGCCGCTACCACCACGAGCTACAGGGAGTCAATCAGCAGCTGCGCGAGTCGCTGGATGCGCTGGAAGAAACGCGCCGCGAAATCAGCGCAAAAAATGCGCTGCTTACGGCTGCCAATCAGCAGCTGGCCCGCACCAACGCCGACCTCGACAACTTCGTGTACGCGGCCTCCCACGACCTCAAGCAACCAGTTAACAACCTGTACGGCTTGTTTGAGGAGCTGCGGCGCTCAGCCGATTTTCACGACCCGGCCGCCGCCAAGATGTGGCAGCTGGTCGATGATTCGCTCAGCGTGCTGGCTACCACTATTACCGACCTGGCTACCGTGGTGCAGGTAGAGCGCCAGCCGGCCGAGCTGCCCAAGGAGCTCGTGGCCCTGGCCGACGTAGCGGCCGAAGTGCAGCAAACGCTGCACATTCAACTCCTGAATACTCACGGCGTTATTCAAACCGACTTTGCTGAGCTACCGCTGGTACAGTACGTGCACAGCAACCTGCGCACGATACTGCTCAACCTGGTTGGCAATGCGTTGAAGTACCGCCACCCTGCGCGCGTGCCGCTGGTGCAGATACGCACCCGCTCGCTGGCAGGCGGCCCGGTGCTGGAAGTGCAGGACAATGGCCTGGGCATCGACCTTGAGCAGCACGGTGCGGAGCTGTTTCAGCTTTTCCGGCGGTTTCACCCCGAGGCGGCCGCTGGCACCGGCGTAGGGCTGTTTCTGGTAAACCGCCTGGTTGTTATCCACGGTGGGCACATCGAAGTAGCCAGCGAGCCAGGTTGCGGCACTACCTTCAGCGTGTTTTTATAG
- a CDS encoding biliverdin-producing heme oxygenase, with protein sequence MVIPLAPPTILARLRAETRPYHDAIEQNEFNQAVAAGSPSVAATARFLAKMYGFLVPYEAQLRQHAAALGPAWEIPARQRAHLILADLHVAAAELPLCPAMPPLATLPQLLGAMYVVEGSTLGGQVLARQLAKSNIDYTTYFTGYGDQTGPRWKTFCQLLEAAATPATAAAIVQSASETFQHLASWLTRP encoded by the coding sequence TTGGTTATTCCGTTAGCTCCCCCAACAATTCTGGCCCGCCTGCGCGCCGAAACCCGCCCCTACCACGACGCGATTGAACAGAATGAGTTCAACCAGGCGGTGGCGGCCGGCTCGCCCAGCGTAGCGGCCACTGCCCGGTTTCTGGCTAAGATGTACGGCTTTCTGGTGCCCTACGAAGCGCAGCTGCGCCAGCACGCCGCCGCGCTGGGACCGGCCTGGGAAATACCAGCGCGCCAGCGGGCCCACCTTATCCTGGCTGACCTGCACGTAGCCGCTGCTGAGCTGCCGCTGTGCCCGGCCATGCCGCCGCTGGCCACGCTGCCTCAATTGCTGGGAGCTATGTACGTGGTGGAAGGCTCGACGCTGGGCGGCCAGGTACTGGCCCGGCAGCTGGCCAAGTCAAATATAGATTATACCACATATTTTACCGGCTACGGCGACCAAACCGGCCCGCGCTGGAAAACGTTCTGCCAGCTGCTGGAGGCGGCCGCTACGCCGGCCACGGCGGCGGCCATCGTGCAGTCGGCCAGTGAAACTTTTCAACACTTAGCCAGCTGGCTAACCCGCCCGTGA
- the murB gene encoding UDP-N-acetylmuramate dehydrogenase, with product MYKAGATPAFLWVRGAAVGLTGAQSQRGVPTFAAMQLEENVSLRPYNTFGLDVQARYFARFSSVDELRQLLARPEVQAGPLLILGGGSNLLLTQNFGGVVLKNEIKGLEILGEEADTHTALLRAGAGESWHGLVGYALDQELSGIENLSLIPGTVGAAPLQNIGAYGVELQDTFERLEAVAVGTGQLRVFGKEECGFGYRESVFKGPLKGQFVVTAVVLRLHRASARRPVNVNYGAIRETLAELGIEAEPTPRDVSEAVVHIRRTKLPDPAEIGNAGSFFKNPEVSQARFDELRARYPALPGYPVPGGVKVPAGWLIEQAGFKGLRRGPGAGTHGVHDRQALVLVNHGGATGQELRELAEEVIRAVRTQFGIELQPEVNIL from the coding sequence ATGTATAAAGCCGGCGCCACGCCGGCTTTTTTGTGGGTGCGCGGCGCGGCGGTTGGCCTCACAGGCGCGCAGAGTCAGCGCGGCGTTCCGACCTTTGCGGCCATGCAGCTTGAAGAAAACGTTTCGCTTCGCCCGTATAACACCTTCGGCCTCGACGTGCAGGCCCGCTACTTCGCCCGCTTCTCGTCGGTAGACGAGCTGCGCCAGCTGCTGGCCCGGCCCGAGGTTCAGGCCGGCCCGCTGCTGATTCTGGGCGGCGGCTCCAACCTGCTGCTGACGCAGAATTTTGGCGGCGTGGTGCTAAAAAACGAGATTAAGGGCCTCGAAATACTTGGTGAAGAGGCCGATACGCACACCGCCCTGCTGCGCGCCGGCGCCGGCGAAAGCTGGCACGGGCTGGTCGGCTACGCGCTCGACCAGGAGCTGAGCGGCATCGAGAACCTGTCGCTGATTCCGGGCACGGTGGGCGCGGCTCCGCTCCAGAATATCGGCGCCTACGGCGTGGAGCTGCAAGACACCTTCGAGCGCCTCGAAGCCGTGGCCGTCGGCACCGGGCAGCTGCGCGTGTTTGGCAAGGAAGAATGCGGCTTCGGCTACCGCGAAAGCGTATTTAAAGGGCCGCTGAAAGGCCAGTTTGTGGTAACGGCGGTGGTGCTGCGGCTGCACCGCGCCAGCGCCCGGCGGCCGGTCAATGTCAACTACGGCGCCATTCGCGAAACGCTGGCCGAGCTGGGCATCGAGGCCGAGCCCACCCCGCGCGACGTGAGCGAGGCCGTGGTGCACATCCGTCGCACCAAGCTGCCCGACCCCGCCGAAATCGGCAATGCGGGCTCCTTTTTCAAAAACCCCGAGGTATCGCAGGCCCGGTTCGACGAGCTGCGGGCGCGCTACCCCGCCTTGCCCGGCTACCCGGTGCCGGGCGGCGTGAAGGTACCCGCCGGCTGGCTTATCGAGCAAGCGGGCTTCAAGGGCCTGCGGCGCGGGCCGGGCGCGGGGACCCACGGCGTGCACGACCGCCAGGCGCTGGTGCTCGTCAACCACGGCGGGGCCACCGGCCAGGAGCTGCGCGAGCTGGCCGAGGAAGTTATCCGGGCCGTGCGCACGCAGTTCGGCATCGAATTACAGCCCGAAGTTAATATACTGTGA
- a CDS encoding ATP-binding protein, whose translation MSLPDESLLDSPITLTNCDREPIHIPGAIQPYGFMLCLDEVTHRVAYASENTQALLGIAPEDLLGAGLTRLLAPEPLAGLTQRFGTLTETRQLVGIRLDEVAGKPFFKLILHRYDHLLWLEFEPVVETTSVPLDLAFLNNAMSQMLAAGSVAEFCQHTVTQVRALTGFDRVAIYRFEPDESGQIIAEDRHPDLAPWLGLHYPASDIPQQARAMYLKNWLRFIPDAAYVPARLVPLRPPRTSRPPDMTYAVLRSVSPIHLQYLHNLGSAATMTISLIQNGHLWGMITCHHRTPWLVSYELRDLCEFIAKTFSALLSAKQQQDDYAYQLRIRERQVRLFEHVSNTANFVEGLYRQATTLLDVFDCGGAAVCFDGEIVTVGTTPTRPQIQGLLAWLQANVTDDVFQTSSYAALNPDGRAFRATASGFIAASLAEAPGNYLLWFRPEVVQTVTWAGQHEKPQTLADGQIFLSPRQSFEAWKQLVENTAAPWQPIEIQAAQEIRLHISDVRLKVFNELHDRALALSQLNTELERSNDELDSFAYVASHDLKEPLRGIHNYSLFLLEDYADKLDAEGTGKLQTLVRLSQRMEGLIEGLLQLSRAGRQELVMTEVDMNELVAEVLDLLQIRFEQTHTHVTVEGPLPPVMGDGVRLQELLNNLLTNAMKYSEQPIKSVIIGVAAADAIGPERQVDSASFHVFYVQDFGIGIDPRHHDKIFKLFKRLHAQDKYGGGTGAGLAIAKKMVEKHGGSLWLESVPGQGSTFYFSLPKLMS comes from the coding sequence GTGAGCCTACCCGACGAAAGCCTGCTCGACAGCCCGATTACGCTGACCAACTGCGACCGCGAGCCTATTCACATTCCGGGGGCCATTCAGCCCTACGGCTTTATGCTGTGCCTCGACGAGGTGACGCACCGCGTGGCCTACGCCAGCGAAAATACCCAGGCCCTGCTCGGCATCGCGCCCGAAGACCTGCTGGGCGCGGGCCTGACCAGGCTGCTGGCCCCCGAGCCGCTCGCCGGGCTCACCCAGCGCTTCGGCACGCTGACCGAAACCAGGCAGCTGGTTGGCATTCGCCTCGACGAGGTGGCCGGGAAGCCGTTTTTTAAGCTCATCCTGCACCGCTACGACCACCTGCTGTGGCTGGAATTTGAGCCCGTGGTGGAAACGACTTCTGTTCCGCTCGACCTGGCATTTTTGAATAATGCCATGAGCCAGATGCTGGCGGCAGGCTCGGTAGCGGAGTTTTGCCAGCATACCGTGACGCAGGTGCGCGCCCTTACGGGCTTCGACCGGGTTGCCATCTACCGCTTTGAGCCCGACGAGAGCGGCCAGATAATTGCCGAAGACCGGCACCCCGACCTCGCCCCGTGGCTCGGGCTGCACTACCCGGCTTCCGACATTCCGCAGCAGGCACGGGCCATGTACCTCAAAAACTGGCTGCGCTTTATTCCGGATGCCGCGTATGTGCCCGCGCGGCTGGTGCCACTGCGCCCGCCCCGCACCAGCCGCCCGCCCGACATGACCTACGCCGTGCTGCGGAGCGTGTCGCCGATTCATCTCCAGTACCTGCACAACCTGGGCTCGGCGGCCACCATGACGATTTCGCTCATCCAGAACGGGCACCTTTGGGGCATGATAACCTGCCACCACCGCACCCCCTGGCTGGTGAGCTACGAGCTGCGCGACCTGTGCGAGTTTATTGCCAAAACGTTTTCGGCTTTACTCAGCGCCAAGCAGCAGCAGGACGACTACGCCTACCAGCTGCGCATCCGGGAGCGGCAGGTACGCTTGTTTGAGCACGTGTCGAACACGGCCAATTTCGTGGAAGGCCTTTATCGGCAAGCCACTACGCTGCTGGATGTATTTGACTGCGGCGGGGCCGCCGTGTGCTTCGATGGCGAAATAGTTACCGTTGGCACTACGCCCACCCGGCCGCAGATTCAGGGATTACTGGCCTGGCTGCAAGCCAACGTGACGGACGATGTGTTTCAGACCAGCTCGTACGCGGCGCTTAACCCGGACGGGCGGGCGTTTCGGGCAACGGCCAGCGGCTTCATTGCGGCCTCGCTGGCCGAGGCGCCCGGCAATTACCTGCTCTGGTTTCGGCCCGAAGTGGTGCAGACGGTAACCTGGGCCGGCCAGCACGAAAAGCCCCAGACCCTGGCCGATGGCCAGATTTTTTTGTCGCCGCGCCAGTCGTTCGAAGCCTGGAAGCAGCTGGTCGAAAACACGGCTGCGCCCTGGCAGCCCATCGAAATTCAGGCGGCCCAGGAAATCCGGCTGCATATCTCCGACGTGCGCCTGAAGGTTTTCAACGAGCTGCACGACCGCGCCCTGGCCCTGAGCCAGCTCAATACCGAGCTAGAACGCAGCAACGACGAACTCGATTCGTTTGCTTATGTGGCTTCCCACGACCTGAAGGAGCCCCTGCGCGGCATTCACAACTACTCGCTGTTCCTGCTCGAAGACTATGCCGATAAGCTCGACGCCGAAGGCACCGGTAAGCTGCAGACGCTCGTGCGCCTGAGCCAGCGCATGGAAGGCCTGATTGAGGGCTTGCTGCAGCTCTCGCGAGCGGGCCGCCAGGAGCTGGTTATGACGGAAGTGGACATGAATGAGCTGGTGGCCGAAGTACTCGACCTGCTGCAAATTCGCTTCGAGCAGACCCATACGCACGTAACGGTAGAAGGGCCCCTGCCCCCGGTAATGGGCGATGGGGTGCGCTTACAGGAGCTGCTCAACAACTTACTCACCAATGCGATGAAGTATAGCGAACAGCCTATAAAGTCCGTCATTATCGGGGTGGCTGCGGCTGACGCCATCGGGCCTGAGCGGCAGGTTGATTCAGCCAGCTTCCATGTCTTCTACGTACAAGACTTTGGCATTGGAATTGACCCCCGGCATCACGACAAAATATTTAAGCTATTCAAGCGCCTGCATGCGCAGGACAAGTATGGCGGGGGCACCGGGGCGGGCCTGGCCATCGCCAAAAAGATGGTTGAGAAGCATGGAGGCAGCCTTTGGCTTGAATCGGTGCCCGGCCAGGGGTCTACCTTCTACTTCTCGCTTCCCAAGCTCATGTCTTAA
- a CDS encoding response regulator — protein sequence MKTTLLKPVLVVEDSAEDFTALGRAFRKSSLRNPVLRCEDGDQALQYLLGYGKATGWPATLPAIVLLDLNLPGTDGRAVLAALKRDSRLQSIPVIILSTSSSTRDIEDCYLLGANSYLTKPIEYTALEEKIRLMINYWLGTSELPRLN from the coding sequence GTGAAAACTACCCTCCTAAAGCCCGTTCTTGTAGTAGAAGACAGTGCCGAAGATTTTACGGCCCTCGGCCGCGCATTTCGGAAAAGCTCGCTGCGAAACCCGGTGCTACGCTGCGAAGACGGCGACCAGGCGCTGCAGTACCTGCTGGGCTATGGCAAAGCCACGGGCTGGCCCGCTACCCTGCCGGCCATTGTGCTGCTCGACCTGAACCTGCCGGGCACCGATGGCCGGGCCGTGCTGGCGGCGCTGAAGCGCGATTCGCGCCTGCAGTCGATTCCGGTTATCATCCTTAGCACGTCGTCCAGCACGCGTGATATTGAGGATTGCTACCTGCTCGGGGCCAACAGCTACCTCACCAAGCCCATTGAGTATACAGCACTGGAAGAGAAAATTCGGTTGATGATTAACTACTGGCTGGGTACTTCCGAATTGCCCCGCTTAAATTAG